In Oreochromis aureus strain Israel breed Guangdong linkage group 6, ZZ_aureus, whole genome shotgun sequence, the genomic window TGCAGGGCATTTACTAACTGCACGGCAGTCTTTGAGTTTCCCTGAGATGAACTTGTTGCCCCTTAAAGCACTTGTAGAGCATGAGTATGAATATCATGGCAACAAAACCTTGTGACATATTTGTTCAGAGGGAAAAATAAGTGAACAATTTAAGTCAAAGACTGCTGCAGCAAACCTGAAGAAccagatttgtgatgttttacTAGGCCTAAAGGTGAGACAGAACACACGGCTCACATAGTTGTAAACATGTCTGTCCAACAAAACATGAAAGAGTAGGCAGACATGTGCCAATCAAATTGTAAAGCTTGCAACTTAACAGCATTTAAGTGTGATATTAACATATCATCAGTAAACTTTCTCTATTACTTAGATTAATACATAATTTAAACACTGTATTAGATCCTGAGGTTCTAGTTCTAGAGTGAAATATGCAAATTATGGATCATTTACTTTCGCTTTTATAAATTTAGACACCAGGAAGACATctttgggaaggaaaaaaatcctaaaacgtTAATTTGTAGATAAAAACTGTCTTTATGCCTGCCATTTCTTTCCTTGGTGTTAAATATATAGTAGGAAAAACTATTCGCGGAAATTCTGTGCCATATCTATAGCAATGTTTAAGCACACaaaggcttttctttggctacAAAAAAGTGAACGATTAATTAAAGAATAAAAGATTAACAACCAAAACTATCAATATCAAAGCCAAAAAAACTTatctaaacaaaaacaattatCTGTCAAATCATGTAATTTGATGGATAGCATGCGTTTCATAGAGATTTGTTTCTACACATTCAGCCTCATATTAACGTTTGACACAAATCATAGCGGTGTTTATGTCGGCTCAGAAAGAAACACTGCATTTCTCCCACAGAATTGAACGCACCGGGGTTTGTAGCTCAGACATAAAACCAGCTGTTGTCTGGTGACGCTGCCGGGAACTGCGGGCCTCCGGCACGGCCGCCGGGGGGCGCGTCTGCACGGTAGCAGTCGTGAAACGTGACTCCACTTCGCCAGAAGCCGCAGGCCCCCCTGGCGTCATAGAGAACAATGCTTTCCCCATTTAGCATGGAGCTAGAACTTAAGTTATCGATCCACCATTAACCGATAAACACTTCTAACTGTCGCACCACACAACAAACGATGTATTTCAGCTAAGCGACTCAGGAAATACGAGTTATGAGACGCCTGTGTGTATTTCACACGGCTGGAAGGAGTGCGCAGTGAGAGCTAACTAGTTAGCCACGCTAAGCTAATTTTAGCACAAGACGCAACGACGACTGCGCCGCGAATCAGtatttaaacacacatttttaccCCCGAAACACGATTTTACACCACATACTTAATCATAGCTACACATAGATGAGACACACGAGCGATTTAGTTAATATGGCCAGTTTTTTGGGGCAACGGTGACGTTACAAACGTGATTTGTTGTGTAGCAGCAAAGCGGCGGGTTAACTACCACGTGCTCTGGACGGCAATGTATCGATTTCACCTCACTGATTTACATATTCCTGAGCCAGGCGGTTACAAACATGCTTTATAATAAGTTATTACAAACAATTCAGCcagcatatttaaaaacaagGGGGTAAAATGTTACATATACCCTCGTCTCTAACAACATCAACTGGCACAAGCACTGGCAGCTAATTTCCACAACCACGCTCCTGCTGCCAAGACATGGCAGCGAAGCTAACAGCATGCTACATGAAGGCAGACTGcagcgcacacacatacacgcgtTACACGAAAGGTTATTTATTCACGCAGTCCGGTAACAACACGGATGGTTAGGATTTTTGCGCACCTGCAGAGACCTCCAATAACATCCTTCTCCGATTTCTTGAACTGTTGTAAGGACTGTATCTTCTCTGTCGGCATCATGAAATATTCCATGCTTTCAAAGCCACCTTCAGTCCgtgtttgctgttttcttctCCCTCCCCTGCGCTCCttgttaaaataaatagatGTTCGGTTGTTTTTCGTTCTCCCTCGCAGAATTTCCACTGTACTCGCCAGTAGCTTACATCTAAAAAGCCGCTTTCAATTCGGTTTGACTGAAGAAAAACGTTAGAAAAATAACAATTCAAGCTGTGTTGCTTTCCCCAGCTGATGGGGCTacctccagtgtgtgtgtgtggcttctTGCCTCCGCCTActacgagtgtgtgtgtgtgtgtgtgtgcagctgatCTATGTGAGGCGGGAAACAGCTGGTTGGAATCAGAGCTCGTTTTCCGGAAAGCAGAACAAACAGACCAGCAAGAATCTGACGGCAGGCAGTGCTGCAAATCTACGAGCAGTGAGCAAAATACCGACTATATAATTTGAACTACGCCAAACTATAACCCGGGAATCAGCAGGGTTAAAGGTAAATTTAAACTGCAGCGGTTCGCGTCTTGTTTTTCCAAGTGCAGCGACTGACTGTCCAGTGTTGGTACTAATAGCCGTATCACAtaaaaatcaaatactgacatcTTGATTGTGATAAAAGTGTAAataatattgtaaataaatgacATTACCAAGCTTATGAACAAACCGTCCATAATTTTTGTCATTGTAAGTTAACAAAGGACCAACATGAAAATGTGTTGGACAAAAAAAGTCATTGCCACCAGTgtttaaaatcaagcaccttctgtacagtctgcctttacaaatatttgtgaaacaATGTGTTTCTAGAGCACTCAGTGCATTCAAGTTTACTACAGTAACTGTAGTAACAAGCGAGTGTGTCAAATTTCTTCCGTCCTAGATATTCCACAGTGAGCTGTATATGGTATTAATGCAAAGTGGAAGTGTTGaggaaccacagcaactcagccatgaagtgGTAGACCACGTTACTTTAAAGAACAGAGTCACTGATTGTTGGGTTGCATAGTGCATTAAAATTGCCAACACTCTGTCTTAATAATGCCAAACTTTCAAACTGCCTCTGGCATTAacttcagcacaaaaactgtatgCCAGGAACTTTGTGGCATGACTGAGCAGCTCGtatgtgcatatatatatatatatatatatatatatatatatatatatatatatatatattttccctTTGCATcggtttttaaaaattatttaaaattgctccaaatgtattttttaatttgtcaccttACATATGAATACAAAGGACACAATGTGAAAAGTAAAAGGAAACATTACAGCTGAATAAAATTCTTATATGCAGACTGATAATGATTTATTACAGAAGGAAGCTCCTCAGCATAAAAAACTCCGGTTTAGGACAGCAGGTGGCAGTATTAAGCTGGAAAGTCACCCAACCAGAAAATCtggttctttgttttctttacatgaAAAGTGGAAAATAACCATTCATCCATTCTCTTCAGCTGGCGCCTATCACAGCTGttatagggcaagaggcggacTGGACGGGCTGCCAGTctatcgcagggctaacacacagagaaagacaaCCATCCACACTCACACCCAAGGGAAATTTATCATCATCAATTAACCTAACGCCACTAATTatgtctttggattgtgggaggaagccagagtacctggagggaacccacacaaacacggggagaaccaGCAAacgccacacagaaaggcactggTCAGATGGTGGAGTCATACTCAGGacattcttgctgtgaggtaacagtgctaaccaccacaccacTGTCAACATAATAAATTCCTAATAGCTTCATTGCTGCTGTAATGAAACCGTAGTATGTCATCTAAAACAGCATGTTATCAGCAGGCCTTTTCACAAGTCTTGAAGCTTAACCGGTCACATGTGCCTCTGGACAGTTTTATTAAGTTATAATATTTAAACCAACACACATGCTTTTTGTTCTCAGGTTTTTATTTTCCCCATGTAGCACATGTTAAAGAGATAGTAAAACGACATTATACACTGATGAAATATTTggtcttaaaaacaaacaaaaacagtgaccTTTTTACCACAAATCTTTAAGTAACTAATATACAGAGAAAGTGTTTCAAAAATgacccaatttactatattcaCCTTTAAAtaacatatttatatttatgtacacatttttttgaaataataaaaaaatgatagTATTCTTCATATAAGAAATGCACCATGGTCTATATTGAGATATATTAGTGTATCTAATGAGTCATCATTTGTAGGAAAATGTATTCACTAAGGCCACTTAGTACAATTCTTCAAAAATATCTAACGGTAAACTTTATTGGACACCACACAACAGAGCAAACGAAGGTGCACCTTTGTATGTCAGCACAGAAGTTTTCTAAATTTGGAAATAAAtcatgtaaaagaaaagaatgaactTAAGCCATATGTTCACAACATGGTTAGCCAGAAAGGAGCTGTTATGCTGTTAAAGGTGCTCACATTTAGGACCTTGCTAAAATAGGCCTTCTCTTTGGCAGATAGAAACTTTAAACGCTTGAAAATGGAAATCTGGATCAAGACTTAAATAGGGCTATCCAGAGTTGACCTTTTAAAGCCTGAAAATATAAACCTAATTGGAGGGATGATTATCCTTTACTTGTAGCATGATTGGCAAATGCCCTCCGGAGAGAACAGAATAacagaacattttattttgtaactttGACAAAGTGCAAGCATCACTGAGTTGACGGGATCCCTGCCATCTGTACTGATGGTCTGATCCTATTGGCAGCATTTTCCTCCACGGCAAAAGTGTAGTTatactggggggaaaaaattataagaaaaaaacaatgtggCAATATTCTCAATTTATAAACCCAATAAAAAGTATCAGATGAGAACTTACCTCATTTTCAATGTCTTGGAGAGACTTTATGGGAATATTCAAATCCGAGTTCTAAGACAAAAATAGTCAAAGATAATTGTATAAGAGAACTGGGATCACAAAGGAAAGTCAGTGGTATTTGGCATTGGAATCCATCCCTTGAATACTGAAAACTTGAAACATACCGTCTCATTTGCCTGGGTTTCAAATTTTGGGTGGAGGCTGAAAGGAACTCCATCTAGAGCTGCAGAGAATAAGAGTAAGCCTAGGTGAGTGGGTCTCTGTGATGAGAAGCGTAAATAAGAATCCCTTTGTGTGACGGGAGACCCAGGGTACCTGTAATTCCATGGATGCTTCCATCAGCAGGTTTGTCTAACTCATCCTTTGTTTGAAGAGTGTGGCGTCTGTTACTAAGTCTGCTGGGTGGCAattgaggaggaggggggttgCTGCAGAAATAAATAAGATAAACAAATAAGATGTCGACCACAAGATAATACATTTTGCTGTAATAATGTCACATCGCTAAAATTTGTAACTATATAGACTTCTAATAAGGGACATATGTGACATTTTGATAATAACGTCTCCattttaaatatacatatgCATTGTACCTAGGTCTGAGGGGTAGAGGAGGAGACGGCTGCTCTAAGGAAAGTTGGCGGATGTCCAGGCTGACACTGCGGGGCTTGGCTTGAGGCGTGGGTTTAGAAAAGTAACCTTTTCTGTACCACAGCACATAGCCGTGGATGTCTCTAAAGAAAAAGTGCACGTAATGgcaaattatatgcaacataaTATTCATAAAAGTTCATGAAAATGCTTTGATAAAACAGGcccaagacaaaagtccatgTATCTGAATGTACCCCAGAAATGTGTAATGCTGCAACATCATTTTGCTTTTGGCTGTCAGCTTGATATCcaacacagctgtttccacacTGCCCACTGGGACGATGCGTACGCACACACGTTTTTTCTTGGAAACTGTGGCCTCTGGACAAACAATCACACGGTAGGTCAGAAGTGAATGAATATGATGCATTCTGCTAAATaagtataaatgtgtgtgctCACTTGGTTCAAGATGTTCGGCTATAAAGCAGTAACCATGAGGAAGTGAGTCCTTATCAGAAAGAATCCGGATGTCAGACACTACCATACCACCTGCTGAGTCCTGCATTTATGGaaaatttagaaaaataaacGATGTATTGTGGTAATATAAAGGTAATACATGTATAAGTTGGCATTTTCTGTTCACCTTGCTATAACAGAGGTAATATCCAGacttcatcccaaaggtgcgtGTAAAATTTGCTGATGCTCCGTCTTCTGTGAGGCTGATCTGTAGAAAAAGGGGAGATACAGTGAGACAGCTGTGGGATCACAAACACATTtgatttatttcaaaataagcAAGTACCATGAAAATTTGAGTCAGCTTGAGTCAGTCAGTTTAAAAGTTGGGATTTTGGATTCAACAGAAAAGAATCATTGCACATTTGTTTAACTGCTCTCCTTCAGAGTCGCGTTTGGGATCAAAATACTGGCCATCAGCACAGATATGTTTGAACCTTAGACGGAATATAAAATATGGAAATTGGCACTATGACATCACCCACTTGTTTGTGGACTTGTTTTTATGGCTactgccatgttttttttaagccaatAGTGGCCAAAGTTTGATAAAATGGTGGCGTGCATAGGGAAGTTATGAACAGGCTGTTTTAATATACAATGGttcctcgctataacgcggtccACCTTTCGCGGCCTTAAACATAtataataactgtaaaaaataaaattgcctacttcgcggatttcactTATCGTGGGTAATTTTAAGAACACAACTCccgcaataaacgagggaccactgtatatatattaaGTTGCTTAAGCTTACTTTCTGAAAATCCCGCTTCCCAGGCTATTACTTACTATACTTACTATAAAGTTAATTTAtcaaggaaaaaaatacaagtaTTCTTCTACTCAAGGAGCACAAAGAGCCCTCTTGTTGTAGAGGTTGCTGGCTATCATTGGGTCAAAATGGTCTGGTAAATGTACTGGGTcctatatagtgcttttctactcaaagcgctttatacaactcgcctcattcacccattcatacagaCACTTATTTCTATGCTTTTCCtatgtaagtgctttctatctaacattcatactctgaaggatgcatcggagagcaacttggaaTTAGTAtattgcccaaggatatttggcatgcagactgaagCAGATGAGGATCAAACTACCAAACTTCCGATTAGTTGGTGGGCTGCTCTGTCTCCTAAACTAGAGCCACCCCAAATAGGATGTGTCACCAAAAAACTTGTGGTTGTCACAGTCACTTGTAATTCATAATTAACACGCTGACTTGTTTTGTTGCAGCGACCAGCGACCGTCTGGTTACCCAGAAGTTGAGTGTGCAACACCTTTGCACAGGTCACCTGGTGGAGGCAACCTGTTTCAGTACAATTGTGATCTGACTTGGACTAAATGCAATCAGACAGATTAGCGAAGGTTTGGAAGTAACTCCCATCTAATTTGTAAAACAATCAATCTGAGTCAAGTCTGTGCAACTCAGCGCAACTGCAATGTGTCTCTTTAGAACACATTGCAGTTGTGTGGCTTGTATTTTGGTTATATTCCTATAGAAAAACAAGGGCAGTGATCATCTGCAGCAACCACATCACTATTTCAGGAGGAATTTCTGTTTAAAATCAAAAAGATTCTGGCTGGACTCTAAACTTAAGTAGTTCAAGTGAATTTTTGTGTATATCGACAGCAACAGATTTGTAATCCTAGCCGATTCACGCATTTTGAATGCAATCAACGGATTGCATGTATTGCTGGGGCTTATCAATCGATTTCACACCAACTGCTAGCAATTTCCAGCAACTACTTGCACCCAATAAGGGAACAAATTTTTCCCAAGAGACTGGAGGTCACCAAGCAGTTGCTAACTAGTCTCTAGGTGATTGTGACCCTACAACAAGGACAAGAGATTTTATTGTAATTCTCCTGCAAACTTTgcggttggagttggagaaaatgaaatatctatAATTTAGCTCTGTTCTTACAAGGGTGAAATCTTTGGGGCAAGTGCCAGAGTTGGAGGCCCAGGCCACAGCGGTCACTGGCCGGACATTCCCACGTTCCATCAAAGACATCTGAGGAAGACACAAACAAAAGTTTATATAAATATGGAAGGTAAACAAGGTACAAAATGGTTTAATGGTTGGTCTTAACATAAATTATGTAtccaacattttatttatgtatataaataaaatgttgacattttatttatgtatataaataatatatatacataaatatatgtatatttatgtatataaataaaatgttgacaGTCTTCTTATTGCCCAAGGATGTTTTTGGATTGTCATTCTAATACAAACTTTCTCAAAGCTTATCTGTTTTTTCAATTTCAATGCGTGCACAATAACATGTTCCCTCTGAGACTGAGGCATTGTCACACCCAAATCGTTTAGTTCATGTGACTCCTAAATGGTAACTCAATTAGGTCAAAATTACCTTTAGAACAGAACAATCCTATTCAGGCAGTCGTCTATATATATTAGGGCAGAGAATGACACTATTCAGTGTAAGAGTTCATCTTAAACAGCAGCAGACGTATTTAATCCACTTGCATCACTTTTAATATAGATtttaatgtctttgttttttttaagcatttacTCAACTTTTGGCTACATGACACCcataaacataaatacatttctacTGGTAAAGACTTTTTACTGCGTGGTAAATTGTTCAAACAAGCACATTTGACTAAACAAAACCGAATAGCACATTGGAATAACAGCAAAGTCACAATgtaacagaaagacaaacaagcATATAAAACTCCGattttaaatgaagatgaaaaaaaatctcagcaaTTCATGATTTcaccaatgatttttttttgtaataactTCAATTTACTTGATCAAACTTCCTGACAGTGCTTGGTATTGTTATAACTTGAGCTCTATTTTGGTAACCGGGTGGGGAAATCACCCTGCCAGATGCAGGTACCTTAAAACAACTGCTAAACTTCACTATccacatttttaaacacacGTCTGCCTTTCATAACATACGTTTATTGTTACATTTATTAACAACAACACCTGGTgaaattattaaattaaagaCAAGTACCGTGTAACATCCCTGTCAAGACTAGCTTATGTGGCAATAGCGATTGTTCACTTCACCGCTTCTTTGTTAAATAAGCTAAATATTCACCGCTTCGTGAGCTCATTCGTGTAATtataaaaaatacacacttACTCTGTATATGTATTTACTTTTGGCTCTCCGAGGTGGTGTTCTTTTCCGAGgtgaaagaaaaactttttagTATCAACGGAAATTTTCCTGGACGTCCTCGTAGGAGCAGGAAGTACTCTGACTCCGTCCCGACTCCAACTCCCATCATCCTCCGAGGCATGACGTCAGCTTTATAAATCAAACTCATTTCTGAACGCTAGATGGCAGCAGTTGCGTGAGAATACGGCTCAAATTTTCACAGCTTCCATTGAACTTGCTGCTTTAAAAAAGTGTTAGAATTAACGATAGAAGAAACACTTTGCCTCATTTAATCTCTCTGCATAACAGAACATAGATATTGATTTTTTGTCCTACAATCCACTATCTCTGCACAAGCAAGAATTAATAAATCAGTGAATGAAGGAAAGCACCGCATGCTCTGGGTGACATTTTCCTacacacacagtgttcagaATACTTCGTAAAGTTGCACTATTTTATCCTTTCTTATTTGTTGTAAATGAAATTATTCAACAatttaaagaaaggaaaacacatGTTTGCCCTTTTTGCAAGCTTTTAGTAGCGGGTGAGAAGCTAAAACtgtaaataattatataatgaAACTACCAGACAGTCCTCGTAATcctaatgtgtgtgtttgtgtgtcggtttgtgtatgtgtatgaaaACCAGAAAAAAGACCCTTGATTGCAAGCATCAACCAGAGTGGCTTAGGTCCCTGTTGGCATGGCAACATGCagaatgtgtgtgcgtgcatgcaagTGCGGGGGTGGGTCGAGCAGGTGGACTGTGGACGAGGAAGGAAGTCAGCTTATCCAGGGCACTTAGCTTTATTGGTTGATTGGCCAGTTAATTAGTAGGTAATTAATGAGAAGGAGCCAGCTGTAATCTGCTGAGAGTAAAACAAGGGGCAGATGAGGTAaactgcatctgtgtgtgtgtgtgtgtgtgtgtgtgtgtgtgtgtgtgtgtcccattgACACATTTGCATATCTGCTTGCAGGGGGTGCATGCAGTCGCCTGCGTGAGAgttcataaataaatatgaaaatgatgGACTGAGTATGAGCGTCACTCTTTCGCTTACTGTCGAGCGATTCACCCATCTTTTCAACAGCTCAGCCTGAAATGCATGAAGTCTCTGTcacatttatttcagtgttaaacacacactcacaccaaAACACTGGAAGGTGTGTGAGAGCCCACTGTGGCCCCTGATGTAAAGGAGTAATGTTGtagacaatatatatatatattaaagacAAAGACGTGCGGTTTCAATAATACATAATACATCTCAGTTTTGAGATGTTGTGAGAATACAACAATAATTTAGTGTTAGTGCCACCTGTGTTACAGTAAAACTATGATCCCACAATAAAAACCCTACAAAACCAGCTGATACTAGCCATGGGGGTATCATCGTCTCAAGCACCACCAGCCAACATGGTCTCCACAGCGAAATGATGACTTCTTCGTGGTTTCAAATCAAAGAGCAGCACTCCCCGGAGCCCGCCGACAAACTTACTGATGCAGAGCTGCGTAAAGGCAGCCACAGAGAACAAGCACAAGTCTGGAAGATGGTCAGTGTCGAGTTCAAATTAAAACTTGGAAGACTTGAAGTTTTGCAGGACTAACTTCTTGTACACCCCCCTTCTGTGTGGGTTTACTGCATTTACACTTTAATGTAAATGAGtttaatactactactactactaatgtatactttattgatccccgtggggaaattactctctctgcatttgacccattcactcagtgaagcagtggacAGCCACTAAGCAGGGGCactggggagcagtgtgtagggatggtaccttgctcaggggtacgtCGGGGTAGCTGTTCAGTGGATTCGAACCTTCCGATCgtggggccaccactctaccctactgagctatccctgccccctTTTGCCTAGTGTTGGGTTTATCTAGGCACAAACCCCGCTGGAACACGAGACACTCAATAACTGCACGACAAAACAAGGCAAGACAgagctctttgtctttgtggctcGCGAGGGAAGTCAGCCCAGGCCTTCACCTGTCCTTAGCCAACTTCGACTGATTCCTTCGCTACAGCCCTTTTTATTGTCAGCAagcaatcattcatgaatatgcAATTACAAATACACGTGACATTCTTAAGCAGGCACATCTTAACAACATCAGAGTCtatattctgtgtgtgtgggtatgtgtgtgtgtgtgtgtgtgtgtttccagctatACCATACATAGACATATGACCTTTCAATGAATTTAAACTGTACTGTGTATgaggtatgcagaaaagcagaagtaAGTACCTGTTCTTATCTAAATGATAAGAACAGGAACTTGCAATAGGTAATGTCTCAGACAAACAGTCTGGTTTCTAAAGCTATAATGGAAATTATAACATCGAGGCTGCTTCCTCTCATCTCATGGTACACAAGTGCGCACAGAATCTTATCAGACCTAATAAGGATATGATTATTATCAGCATGCAAATGAttatatatttctaagcataaatgattaTATGTTCCTAAGCAcaaataacaatataaaaaatatcaattccaacattccctcctgtttgtCGTTTGTGCAAGGCATTTCCGTCGCACTATGCTCTCAGCTCCTTATCAGTTGTACATAACATTTTCAGTGCATGCATCATTTTAAACACGTTTCGGCCATGCCATCCACATCACCTTGCTGCAATAGAATATAGTTAGTAAAGGTGTTAgcaatcattttatttatcattGATCTTAGAAATGGTAAAATGCAACCCgcaaacaagcaaaacaatgTCAACAGTACAAGAACTGGGGTTAACACTCTTAAAAACATATGCCACCACGGTCCGGACATTAACCAGGCTGTCCAGCCTTGTGGCGTGTCCCCTCCGGGTGTGTGGGCTGCCACATATCTCTGCAGAGCGGTTAAGTTCTGCAGTGCTTCATAGATGTGTCCTTCAGTCGTATATACACCTGGCATACAGGTGCAAGTGTCTCCGATGATCTGGCATACTCCTTGTTATGATGCAGTTATCAAGTCTAGAGATGGCAccataccacttttttatgtccgataccgatatgaatccgatatagtgtgttttttaatcaataaaactgtttttttaatatcttgctgcattttgtataagttcatactcaagtttaaataaacaaaaacactaaagctattctgttatacctgtatgtaaaaaatacactgcacccaaaatatttcatagttcagcaatactgatcaatctaataaacttaaacctacaccatcctccctattctggtattttaaagagtacttagcagaaatattaagcaacctaactaatagggttgcaaactcccagcaaaaaaaaaaaaaaatagggaaccaccccccaccctccacctcatgatgcttaatcgacgtaatcaactttaatttgatgcaagGTGAAAAAATTGCAcagaaattaattatttttcaagaataattaaatagattcaacatctttcttcaacagaattgcagactgcacagatggtaccttcccaaaggaaaaagcagtatagcttactagggtatattaaacttaatagttactatatacagtaatggacttctatacattttacatcagattaaaactttgggtgtaggattcagataattatttattaaaagctagacattttaaatgagaataagaaagaaaagtatgtctttgtgcccccttttccctgttaatgccctatcggcccccctggctaaactttgttagatccgcccctgcacagttaccagccgtcagctacgtagaaaaggatcctggtgtagaaagtaatattaaataaattctaacaacagcttatccaggttaaacgtgctgctgttgttcagccgctggtttcctctttctggtgcaaagtgggccaaaaacaaagaagagagacggacagaaaagccgatcagctgatcattg contains:
- the mvb12a gene encoding multivesicular body subunit 12A, with protein sequence MSLMERGNVRPVTAVAWASNSGTCPKDFTLISLTEDGASANFTRTFGMKSGYYLCYSKDSAGGMVVSDIRILSDKDSLPHGYCFIAEHLEPKATVSKKKRVCVRIVPVGSVETAVLDIKLTAKSKMMLQHYTFLGDIHGYVLWYRKGYFSKPTPQAKPRSVSLDIRQLSLEQPSPPLPLRPSNPPPPQLPPSRLSNRRHTLQTKDELDKPADGSIHGITALDGVPFSLHPKFETQANETNSDLNIPIKSLQDIENEYNYTFAVEENAANRIRPSVQMAGIPSTQ